A genomic window from Desulfatiglans anilini DSM 4660 includes:
- a CDS encoding ABC transporter ATP-binding protein — translation MMLTVRNLMVFFENALALNDFGMEVEKGEVVGVIGSNSAGKTTLMNTLSGLIIDMRIKEKRRGGERITVYGHISYDGEDITELPPSERVKKGIVLSRERHPVFPESTVVENMRIAGYLRKRAEIQETMDYVFKLFPALVHLKSRKAGFLSGGEQQMLAVGMALVVRPVLLLLDEPLLGLSPMMQRILMDGIISLNRESGITIVLSEQFARPILPLIHRGYVIENGMLSMAGTGAELMDNPEVKAAYFGV, via the coding sequence ATGATGCTGACGGTTCGTAATCTGATGGTGTTTTTCGAGAACGCACTGGCGTTGAACGATTTCGGCATGGAGGTCGAAAAGGGGGAAGTCGTGGGCGTGATCGGTTCCAACAGCGCCGGCAAAACCACGCTGATGAACACGCTCTCCGGCCTCATCATCGACATGCGCATCAAGGAGAAGCGCCGTGGCGGGGAACGGATCACCGTCTACGGCCACATTTCCTACGACGGCGAAGACATCACCGAGTTGCCGCCGAGCGAACGGGTGAAAAAGGGCATCGTGCTTTCGCGCGAGCGCCACCCGGTCTTCCCTGAGAGTACGGTCGTCGAAAACATGCGGATCGCCGGCTATCTACGGAAAAGGGCCGAAATCCAGGAGACGATGGACTACGTCTTCAAGCTCTTCCCCGCGCTGGTGCATCTGAAGAGCCGGAAAGCCGGCTTTTTGAGCGGAGGCGAGCAGCAGATGCTCGCTGTGGGCATGGCCCTGGTGGTGCGCCCTGTGCTGCTGCTTCTGGACGAGCCGCTCCTCGGGCTGAGTCCGATGATGCAGCGGATCCTGATGGACGGCATCATCAGCCTGAACCGGGAATCGGGGATCACCATCGTCTTGAGCGAACAGTTCGCACGCCCGATTTTACCGTTGATCCACAGGGGGTATGTCATTGAAAACGGCATGCTGAGTATGGCAGGGACCGGGGCGGAGTTGATGGACAATCCGGAAGTCAAGGCCGCCTACTTCGGGGTTTGA
- a CDS encoding class I adenylate-forming enzyme family protein: MGKTNGRNIFGTFAAMAEKRGRNAAVIYLGTRYSYARVRDMAERFAGALQGLGLAPGDRVMIYLPNSIQWVVAWLGIQRAGAAAVPITPIYTPYDLRYIANDSGTGTVVCADTNFGYVTRIMPETGIQRIIVAKMADLLPWWKRSFGYLFDVVPKGKTAQGPHVYGFRRMLSGRPGKVGGEAAPARSGADTAEILYTGGTTKHPKGVPMSHELFLTSAMEQIKVSEPLFPPEENVILGNAPLFHILGQTCSLATLLVGGCLMLQPKVNLDATFDAIQRFKARTMIGVPALYRMILEHNRLDQYDLGSVDYWYSAGDVLPLEVAKRWRERFGKPIYQGYGSTETCGGITMCPTDVENPPGSVGRVVPSKSVRLVDPATLEEVQTGEPGELLVHSEHMVRAYLNKPEETAESFIEREGRLWYRTGDIMKMDEEGNLYFVDRTVDTIKHKGYRVSASEIEAVLQEHPAVIGSCVVGVPDKKVGERIKAFVVLKEDVKGITGYDLIKFCREKLVDYKVPQYIEFRDMLPKSKVGKLLRREVRSEGQRRADVG, translated from the coding sequence ATGGGAAAGACAAACGGGCGCAACATCTTCGGGACGTTCGCCGCCATGGCCGAGAAGCGGGGGCGGAACGCCGCCGTCATTTACCTGGGGACGCGCTACAGCTACGCCCGGGTGAGAGACATGGCCGAGCGGTTCGCAGGTGCTTTGCAGGGTCTCGGCCTGGCGCCGGGGGACCGCGTCATGATCTACCTGCCCAATTCCATCCAATGGGTGGTGGCCTGGCTCGGCATCCAGCGCGCCGGCGCGGCGGCGGTACCGATCACGCCGATCTACACCCCTTACGACCTGCGCTACATCGCCAACGACAGCGGAACCGGAACGGTCGTCTGCGCCGACACGAACTTCGGCTACGTCACCCGCATCATGCCCGAGACAGGCATCCAGCGCATCATCGTCGCCAAGATGGCGGATCTCCTGCCCTGGTGGAAACGATCGTTCGGGTATCTGTTCGACGTCGTTCCGAAGGGAAAGACGGCGCAGGGACCGCATGTGTATGGTTTCAGACGCATGCTCTCCGGCCGTCCAGGGAAGGTCGGCGGAGAGGCTGCCCCGGCGCGCTCCGGAGCGGACACGGCCGAGATCCTTTACACGGGGGGTACGACCAAACACCCCAAGGGCGTGCCGATGTCGCATGAGCTTTTCCTCACGTCCGCCATGGAGCAGATCAAGGTCAGCGAGCCGCTCTTCCCTCCCGAGGAAAACGTCATCCTGGGCAATGCGCCCCTCTTTCACATCCTGGGACAGACCTGCAGCCTCGCGACCCTGCTGGTCGGCGGATGCCTGATGCTTCAGCCGAAGGTCAATCTGGATGCCACGTTCGATGCGATCCAGCGTTTCAAGGCCCGGACGATGATCGGCGTTCCGGCCCTCTACCGAATGATCCTGGAGCACAACCGTCTCGACCAGTACGATCTCGGTTCGGTGGATTACTGGTACAGCGCGGGCGACGTGCTTCCGCTCGAGGTTGCGAAGCGCTGGCGCGAGCGGTTCGGCAAACCGATCTATCAAGGGTACGGATCCACGGAGACCTGCGGCGGAATCACGATGTGCCCGACCGACGTGGAGAATCCGCCGGGGAGCGTCGGTCGCGTCGTCCCCAGCAAAAGCGTACGCCTGGTCGATCCCGCTACGCTCGAAGAGGTGCAGACGGGGGAGCCCGGCGAACTCCTCGTCCATTCGGAGCACATGGTCAGGGCCTACCTGAACAAGCCCGAAGAGACCGCCGAGTCCTTCATCGAGCGGGAAGGGCGGCTGTGGTATCGAACGGGCGACATCATGAAGATGGACGAGGAGGGCAACCTCTATTTCGTGGACCGCACCGTGGACACCATCAAGCACAAGGGCTACCGCGTCTCGGCCTCCGAGATCGAGGCCGTTTTGCAGGAACATCCTGCGGTGATCGGCTCCTGCGTCGTCGGCGTCCCCGACAAGAAGGTGGGCGAGCGGATCAAGGCCTTCGTGGTCCTCAAGGAGGACGTCAAAGGCATCACCGGATATGATCTGATCAAGTTCTGCCGGGAAAAACTGGTGGATTACAAGGTCCCGCAATATATCGAGTTCCGGGACATGCTGCCCAAGTCCAAGGTGGGAAAACTCTTGCGGCGGGAGGTTCGGAGCGAAGGACAGCGCAGGGCGGACGTCGGATGA
- a CDS encoding ABC transporter ATP-binding protein — translation MSGTPILQVSGLTKTFGGVLALNAVSFDLMEGELLGVIGPNGSGKTTLVNCISGFVRPSSGKVLYKGQDITHWRPHRIVRLGLARTFQMVRPFYRLPAFKNMIIPLYSPRVKGLAGGKFGAREAVALDLLEEVGFERDSHVAYKVASVLPQGYLKRLELAKAIALQPDLIILDELFSGLSLAEVGSIVPIIEKLRGEGRSIIMIEHRLKELFKISDRVMVLNFGMKIAEGPAAEVMENEEVKRAYLGSEA, via the coding sequence ATGAGCGGAACCCCCATTTTGCAGGTGAGCGGTTTGACCAAGACCTTCGGCGGCGTTCTGGCCCTCAACGCGGTAAGCTTCGATCTGATGGAAGGTGAGCTTCTGGGGGTGATCGGCCCCAACGGTTCCGGCAAGACCACCCTGGTCAACTGCATCAGCGGATTCGTGCGCCCCAGCTCCGGCAAGGTCCTTTACAAAGGGCAGGACATCACCCACTGGCGGCCGCACCGCATCGTGCGGCTGGGACTGGCGAGGACCTTCCAGATGGTGCGGCCCTTTTACCGTCTCCCGGCCTTCAAGAACATGATCATCCCCCTCTATTCTCCGAGGGTCAAGGGATTGGCGGGAGGGAAGTTCGGCGCGCGCGAGGCGGTGGCGCTCGATCTTTTGGAGGAGGTGGGCTTCGAGCGGGATTCGCACGTCGCTTACAAAGTGGCGAGCGTCCTGCCGCAGGGCTATCTGAAGCGGCTCGAGCTGGCCAAGGCGATTGCGCTTCAGCCCGATCTGATCATTCTGGACGAGCTCTTCTCCGGGTTGAGCCTTGCCGAGGTCGGGAGCATCGTACCGATCATCGAAAAGCTCCGCGGCGAAGGGCGGTCCATCATCATGATCGAGCATCGTCTGAAGGAGCTCTTCAAGATCAGTGACCGCGTCATGGTGCTCAACTTCGGTATGAAGATCGCCGAAGGGCCGGCGGCTGAGGTGATGGAAAACGAAGAGGTCAAACGGGCCTATCTGGGCTCCGAGGCCTGA
- a CDS encoding response regulator: MVNRKKRVLDDKRILAVDDEPDVLEALEEELEDYEGLVLDTARDFRTGYNLIRSWTYDIVILDIMGVRGFDLLNAAVQLRFPVVMLTAHALNPESLRQSIELGARAYIPKENLAEITHFLEDVLTLGYQPMWRRVFDRLEGIFNASFGPLWQKDQKDLWEQVRSGRYELKPVILKK; the protein is encoded by the coding sequence ATGGTGAATCGAAAAAAGCGCGTTCTCGACGACAAACGAATCCTTGCCGTAGATGATGAACCCGATGTGCTCGAGGCCCTCGAGGAAGAACTGGAAGACTACGAGGGTCTCGTGTTGGACACGGCCAGGGACTTTCGGACCGGCTATAACCTCATCCGTTCATGGACCTATGACATCGTCATCCTCGACATCATGGGCGTCCGGGGTTTCGACCTGCTGAATGCGGCCGTGCAGCTGCGTTTCCCGGTAGTGATGCTCACGGCGCACGCCCTCAATCCGGAGAGCCTCAGACAATCCATCGAGTTGGGGGCCAGGGCGTATATTCCAAAGGAAAACCTGGCTGAAATAACCCACTTCCTGGAGGATGTCCTGACTCTGGGCTATCAGCCGATGTGGCGCCGGGTTTTCGACCGCCTGGAGGGGATCTTCAACGCCTCCTTCGGACCCCTCTGGCAGAAGGACCAAAAAGACTTGTGGGAACAGGTCCGATCGGGCCGCTACGAGCTGAAACCGGTGATCCTGAAAAAATAG
- a CDS encoding branched-chain amino acid ABC transporter permease — protein MKLRRERIDRGIKARSGDVFALSSWREMFYLAFPRLLPIVGFIVLPLILGVYWQKVLISVAVFALLAISWDILAQSGMVSLGQALFFGMGAYASGVLNHSFGLSPFIAIPMGTLLGGLICTILLLPVLRLRGIYFAMVTLIIPLMLVRIIEATKVFGGTEGLSGLTPLPNVWVEVYCVVGALLAALFGFRRLMDSDFGLVLRGINDNDRSVMNAGIDVTWFKIQSLFMAGCIGAFAGAFTTHVYMFVGMPVFALDYSILPIAAAVVGGPGSLAGATLGASILVPLSEVLRGFGGLRIILYGVFLVVFIVALPEGLFPYIQRKYQQFERWVEVDK, from the coding sequence TTGAAATTGCGCAGGGAAAGAATCGATCGAGGCATCAAGGCGCGCTCCGGCGATGTCTTTGCTCTCTCCTCCTGGCGAGAAATGTTCTATCTGGCGTTTCCCCGTCTGCTGCCCATTGTCGGATTCATCGTCTTGCCCCTGATCCTGGGCGTCTATTGGCAAAAGGTTCTCATCTCGGTGGCTGTCTTCGCTTTGTTGGCCATCAGCTGGGATATCCTGGCCCAGAGCGGCATGGTTTCCCTCGGACAGGCACTCTTCTTCGGCATGGGGGCTTACGCCTCCGGGGTGCTGAACCACAGCTTCGGCCTGTCCCCGTTCATCGCGATCCCCATGGGGACGCTCTTGGGGGGGCTCATCTGTACGATCCTTTTGCTGCCTGTCCTGCGCCTGCGGGGAATCTATTTCGCCATGGTCACCCTGATCATTCCCCTGATGCTGGTCAGGATCATCGAGGCCACCAAGGTCTTCGGAGGGACCGAGGGGCTGAGCGGCCTCACGCCGCTGCCGAATGTCTGGGTGGAGGTCTACTGTGTCGTTGGCGCTCTTCTGGCGGCCCTTTTCGGGTTCCGCCGGCTGATGGATTCCGATTTCGGACTGGTGCTCAGAGGGATCAATGACAACGACCGGTCGGTTATGAATGCCGGGATCGATGTCACATGGTTCAAGATCCAGTCCCTCTTCATGGCCGGCTGCATCGGGGCCTTCGCCGGTGCCTTCACCACTCATGTCTACATGTTCGTCGGCATGCCCGTCTTCGCCCTCGATTACTCCATCCTGCCGATCGCAGCCGCCGTCGTGGGCGGACCCGGGAGCCTGGCCGGCGCGACGCTCGGTGCGAGCATCCTGGTCCCGCTCTCGGAGGTCCTGCGCGGCTTCGGAGGGCTCAGGATCATCCTGTACGGGGTCTTTCTGGTCGTTTTCATCGTTGCCCTCCCCGAGGGCCTCTTCCCTTATATCCAGCGCAAGTACCAGCAGTTCGAGCGCTGGGTGGAGGTGGACAAATGA